AGGGATTGTACCAGGGGAAAAATATGTGAGCGGCGGCATCTCCAACAGGAAAAGTGGCGAGGTCCCGTCTACCCGACGACCCTGCCGATCAATCGTCCCCTGAATCGTCGCGATATTATCGGCCACCACCTCGGCGCTCAGCGGCGTATAGAGTGGCGGCACATAGGTGCCGAACGAGTAGCCCGCCATCTGCTTCATGGCACATTCATGATTCAGCCAGAGACTCTGAATGCTATTGAGCTGCGTGACCATCTCGCCGACATCCTGCTGAAAGAACGGAGAGGCCTGAACATCCGGCTGCGTGATCCACAGACCTTCCCCATGGTAGGCCAGCGACATCTCCGGCAGCGCCTGTCGAACCGTTGCCAGGGCAGTCGTGGTCGCCTTAAAGACTTCGAGATAGCCAGGCCGAAGGCCTCGCTCCTTAAGGCCTGTCACCAGCTCGAACACATCGGGAGAGTAGACGTCGACCGACAGCCCCATCCCCTGCGGAGAAATCGGCCTGAGGCGGCGGTGAAAGTCCTGAAAAACCAAATCGTGATCAACCATCAATCTACCCTTGTGCTGCCGGGATAATTCGCCTAGTCTATTCGCTCAACCCCTTGTTTGACAAGGAAAGCCCTTGCCACGAACGAAGGCGTTCCGTCTGCTATACTTTGGCGTACGTCGCCGGGGGGCGAAACCCTCACGAATCGTGCAAGGACGAATCGGGGATGGTCTCGAACCCATGTCGGACACCAATGATAAATCTGCCAAGACTACCAATCCCTTATCAACTGTGATTGCCCATATGATGACGCCAGGAGTCGTGCAAATTCCCGGGGATATTTCCGTCAGTGAGGCGGCCCTATTACTCGAACGAGAACAGGCCCCCTGCCTGCTGGTGAAGGATACCGACGCGCAATTCGGGCTGATGACGCCGACCGATATCGTCAAGAAAGTCGTCGCGCAGGGACTCGAACCGCACGACATCGAAGTCCGAACGATCATGACACGCCCGGTGCAATTCATCGAATACGACCAGGCCTTAGCGGACGCCTCAGTCCTCATGATGGCGACGGGTGCACCACTCTTGATTGTCACCAAACAGAACCAACCAGTTGGAGTCCTCACGGCACAAGACCTCATGCTCACGCCGGCCCGGCGTCGCACGAAGATCCCCTCAGTGGTGAGTGTGGTCGGACGCGCATCGGCTCAGGGGCTCAACTATAATGCCATGATCATCCAACTGAACCATGTCGGCGCATTGGTCGAATCAACCGCGAAAATCTCGACAGGAACGAACGTCGTACTGGCGTTTTCCATTTCCGGTCAAAACACTCCCCTGACGATTCGGGGGAAAGTGCTGGCCAGCGAGAGTCCCGAAACTGAACCAGCTGAGACCTCGAGCGGCACCCACACCTGGCATGTCGATATTCAATTCACGGATCTCTCGTCGTCCGACCTCGCACGCATCAGGGCCTGGGCACTTCAGACCATGCCACCCTCCCCCGATCGTTTCTGACCTCACAGATATCCTCCATTCTTTTGACCAACCGGGAATCTCCTGATAATATTTTTTCTCGACCGAGGATGGAGCCATCACCACACATGGATAACCCAATGAAGACCTCCCAGACCCGTTCCCGCACCCTCCCTTCGAACGAGGAGTTGCTCGGCCAGATTCGCCTCCTGCTCGACAGTCCGGAAGACGACCTGCAAGCCGCAATTATGAAGGAACTCCTAGCCGGGACACTCCGGCTTCACGATGCCCATCTGGATGCCTTGGACCTCAAGATCGTGAACCGGGCCGTCAAAGAACTGCGCCACGCCTTCCGCGTCTTTCATGACTACCGTGATCGACGCAAGATCAGCATCTTCGGATCGGCCCGCACGGCCTCGGATGACCCCAACTATCAGATGGCCTTCCAATTTTCCCGTCAGATCGTCGAAGAAGGATTCATGGTCATTACCGGAGGGGCTGACGGGATTATGCGCGCATGTCAGGAGGGCGCCGGCCGCGAAAAC
The sequence above is a segment of the Nitrospirota bacterium genome. Coding sequences within it:
- a CDS encoding CBS domain-containing protein yields the protein MSDTNDKSAKTTNPLSTVIAHMMTPGVVQIPGDISVSEAALLLEREQAPCLLVKDTDAQFGLMTPTDIVKKVVAQGLEPHDIEVRTIMTRPVQFIEYDQALADASVLMMATGAPLLIVTKQNQPVGVLTAQDLMLTPARRRTKIPSVVSVVGRASAQGLNYNAMIIQLNHVGALVESTAKISTGTNVVLAFSISGQNTPLTIRGKVLASESPETEPAETSSGTHTWHVDIQFTDLSSSDLARIRAWALQTMPPSPDRF